In Flavobacterium okayamense, a single window of DNA contains:
- a CDS encoding glycosyltransferase family 2 protein, with translation MHHQPLVTIVCLCYNHEEFVIEALDSVINQDYKNIELIIVDDFSSDNSVVLIEKWLINHPEVLFIKNSFNSGNTKSFNHALKKANGTYIIDLATDDRLLPNCISSQLKAFENSQFQDLAVVYANFNLIDKEGKITNVYFQENEFPQSGNVYEMVISRSVKLGSIATIYNTEVLKKVGGYDESLAYEDLDIWVRISRNYNFEYINEVLAEKREIQTSLSSQFLKKNNNQTKFLHQSTLKIFYKILELNSSKKENRLVINRMYFELHKFISAREWKLSFTLFQLIIKAYIKSI, from the coding sequence ATGCATCATCAACCATTAGTTACCATTGTATGTTTATGTTATAATCATGAGGAATTTGTAATTGAAGCTTTAGATTCAGTTATAAACCAAGATTATAAAAATATTGAATTAATTATCGTTGATGATTTTAGTAGTGATAATTCTGTCGTTTTAATAGAAAAATGGTTGATCAATCATCCTGAAGTTTTATTTATTAAAAATAGCTTTAACTCAGGTAACACAAAAAGTTTTAATCATGCTCTAAAAAAAGCTAATGGAACTTACATTATAGATTTAGCTACCGATGATCGTTTACTCCCCAATTGTATTTCGAGCCAACTCAAAGCTTTTGAAAATTCACAATTTCAAGATTTAGCTGTTGTTTACGCAAACTTTAATTTGATTGATAAAGAAGGAAAAATCACTAATGTTTACTTTCAAGAAAATGAATTTCCACAAAGTGGAAATGTTTATGAAATGGTAATTAGTAGAAGTGTAAAGTTAGGTTCAATTGCAACCATATACAATACTGAAGTTTTAAAGAAAGTTGGTGGTTATGACGAATCTCTTGCCTATGAGGATTTAGATATTTGGGTTAGAATTTCTAGAAATTATAATTTTGAGTACATAAATGAAGTTTTAGCCGAAAAAAGAGAGATACAAACTTCTTTGAGCTCACAATTTTTAAAAAAAAATAATAATCAAACTAAATTTTTACATCAATCTACTTTAAAGATTTTTTATAAAATTTTAGAACTAAACAGTTCAAAAAAAGAAAACAGATTAGTTATAAATAGGATGTACTTTGAGCTTCATAAGTTTATTTCCGCTAGAGAATGGAAATTAAGTTTTACTTTATTTCAGTTGATAATTAAAGCTTACATTAAATCGATTTAA
- a CDS encoding glycosyltransferase: protein MVDDAFIATKFYICYECKYIQVNSQNKPRKIAIVAYNLEPGGLANVIQNVFKILQSVSYFQVKLILLDERKEVQNKNIVILSNNKFKKYFQLFNLLNNHKWDYIIDLRYRINPLTEVLITKFIYPKIKTIYNVHSSRLQTYLPKNVTLVNWLYGTSYKIVCGAKGNEDLVVEKYNLKNTCTLYNPIDINFISEKANEPIELDFEYILAVGRVEEVKQFDLLIEAYSNSILVDRNIKLVIVGDGSQLSKCKEKVKQLNLEDKVIFEGFSKNPYKYMKQAKFFVLSSKYEGFGLVLVESLACRTPVISFDLQTGPNEIITHEDNGLLVKNQDFDELIKAMNCFENEKDLYNHCKANSVKSISKFAMENIKNDWLNLLK, encoded by the coding sequence ATGGTTGATGATGCATTTATTGCTACAAAGTTTTATATTTGTTACGAATGTAAATATATCCAAGTGAATTCGCAAAATAAACCACGTAAGATTGCCATTGTGGCTTACAATTTAGAACCTGGTGGTTTAGCAAATGTTATTCAAAATGTATTTAAGATTTTACAATCGGTTTCTTATTTTCAAGTTAAGTTAATATTGTTAGATGAACGGAAAGAAGTTCAAAACAAGAACATAGTAATTCTTTCTAATAATAAGTTTAAAAAGTATTTTCAATTATTCAATTTACTTAATAATCATAAATGGGATTATATTATTGATTTAAGGTATCGAATAAACCCATTAACAGAGGTTTTAATTACAAAGTTTATTTATCCCAAAATTAAAACAATTTATAATGTACATAGTTCTAGATTACAAACCTATTTACCTAAAAATGTAACTTTAGTCAATTGGCTATATGGTACAAGTTATAAAATTGTTTGTGGAGCTAAAGGAAATGAAGATTTAGTTGTTGAAAAATACAATCTTAAAAATACTTGTACATTATACAATCCTATCGATATTAATTTTATATCTGAAAAAGCTAATGAGCCAATAGAATTAGACTTTGAATATATTTTAGCGGTAGGAAGAGTAGAAGAAGTAAAGCAATTTGATTTGTTAATTGAAGCCTATTCAAATTCCATTTTAGTTGATAGAAATATAAAATTAGTTATTGTAGGCGATGGTTCTCAGCTTTCTAAATGTAAAGAAAAAGTAAAACAACTAAATCTAGAGGATAAAGTAATTTTTGAAGGCTTTTCAAAAAATCCTTACAAATACATGAAACAGGCTAAGTTTTTTGTTTTATCAAGTAAATACGAAGGTTTTGGCTTGGTTTTAGTAGAATCTTTAGCTTGTAGAACACCGGTAATAAGTTTCGATCTACAAACAGGGCCTAATGAAATTATTACGCATGAAGATAATGGTTTGTTAGTTAAAAATCAAGATTTTGATGAGTTAATTAAAGCAATGAATTGTTTTGAAAATGAAAAAGACTTATACAATCATTGCAAGGCCAATTCAGTTAAAAGCATTTCTAAGTTTGCCATGGAAAATATTAAAAATGATTGGTTAAATCTCTTGAAATAA
- a CDS encoding glycosyltransferase family 4 protein, with translation MKVLLINNFSQNLLVGGVENYLVELLKYNHSIYSEIEFYWYGRASKKTNWIQKFYNYSTTSEIKRIIDTFKPDLIHCFGIGAPITPHFMKYAKHKNIPILFSFRDYYYQFNKNNTHVIELDPKKNFIYNILISAKRKYHKELINKHTSYFLTPSNQLTEAVKQNFKLKGETLHNPVLVTNKTSVNNEEFILYVGRIEKGKGVLTLVESFAEVLNEFPNEKLVLVGEGTMQKNIEDFIKKNSLENNISLVGKKLKSELEYYYSKSKFVILPSEILEGYGNVVLEAHAYGKAVIISDFVGVKDEVLKYNSGLVFSHENVSELTNQIKKLLIEDILKHEFAENGKKFIADRTMESHFKDLVKIYKRLLF, from the coding sequence ATGAAAGTTTTACTCATCAATAATTTTAGCCAAAATCTACTTGTAGGTGGTGTTGAAAATTATTTAGTAGAACTTTTAAAATACAATCACTCAATTTATTCAGAAATAGAATTTTATTGGTACGGGAGAGCATCAAAAAAAACAAACTGGATTCAGAAATTTTACAACTACTCTACTACTTCTGAGATTAAGAGAATAATTGACACCTTCAAACCTGATCTTATTCATTGTTTTGGAATTGGCGCGCCAATTACTCCACACTTTATGAAGTATGCAAAACATAAAAATATTCCAATTCTATTTTCTTTTCGAGATTATTATTATCAGTTTAACAAAAATAATACTCATGTTATCGAACTAGATCCTAAAAAGAATTTTATTTATAATATTCTTATTTCTGCAAAAAGAAAATACCATAAAGAATTAATTAATAAACATACAAGTTATTTTTTAACGCCATCAAATCAACTAACAGAAGCTGTAAAACAAAACTTTAAACTTAAAGGAGAAACGCTACACAATCCCGTTTTAGTTACAAATAAAACATCTGTAAATAATGAAGAATTTATACTTTATGTTGGGAGAATAGAAAAAGGTAAAGGAGTTTTAACGTTGGTTGAATCTTTTGCTGAAGTTTTAAATGAATTTCCAAATGAAAAACTAGTACTTGTTGGTGAAGGAACTATGCAAAAAAACATAGAAGATTTCATTAAAAAGAATTCGTTAGAAAATAACATTTCTTTAGTTGGTAAGAAATTAAAAAGTGAATTAGAGTATTATTATTCAAAGTCAAAATTTGTTATACTTCCAAGTGAAATTTTAGAAGGTTATGGAAACGTTGTTTTAGAAGCACATGCATACGGTAAAGCTGTAATAATTTCTGATTTCGTAGGTGTTAAAGACGAAGTTCTAAAATACAATTCAGGATTAGTATTTTCACATGAAAATGTTTCTGAGTTAACTAATCAAATAAAAAAATTACTTATTGAGGATATCCTAAAACATGAATTTGCTGAAAATGGCAAAAAATTTATAGCTGATAGAACAATGGAATCACATTTTAAAGATTTAGTGAAAATTTACAAAAGATTACTTTTTTAA
- a CDS encoding glycosyltransferase family 2 protein — MLSILITIYNYNLFPLVEELYSQCISCNIDFEILTQDDASNSTLNIENEKINSLPHCSFFVLKENVGYRENKNILVQKSKYDLLLILDGDCKIDNPNFIKNYLNSFENFDGVYGGRIHPEKPFSPKQTLRWKYGKFMEDQSIEQRNKSPYRSFLFNNTLIRKEIFNQVKFDNSFKKYGHDDTLFSFELKKINARLKHIENPVIHDDIDSNIVFYNKTKHSLENLFFLYTTNKIDTNHSKMITLFEKLKLYYLVKPISLIYSVLNPIIEKNLTGNNPKLFWFNVFRLGYFCKLASK; from the coding sequence ATGCTTTCTATTTTAATAACAATTTACAATTACAACCTTTTTCCTCTTGTTGAAGAATTATATAGTCAATGTATTTCTTGTAATATTGATTTTGAAATTTTAACACAAGACGATGCCTCAAATTCAACGCTTAACATTGAAAATGAAAAGATAAATTCATTGCCTCATTGCAGTTTTTTTGTTTTAAAAGAAAACGTTGGTTATCGTGAAAACAAGAATATTCTAGTACAAAAATCCAAGTACGATTTATTATTAATTTTAGATGGGGATTGCAAAATTGATAATCCAAATTTTATTAAAAACTATTTAAATAGTTTTGAAAATTTTGATGGTGTTTATGGCGGAAGAATTCATCCTGAAAAACCATTTTCACCAAAACAAACTTTGCGTTGGAAATATGGAAAATTTATGGAAGACCAAAGTATTGAACAACGTAATAAATCTCCATATCGAAGTTTTCTATTCAATAATACACTTATTCGTAAAGAAATTTTTAATCAAGTTAAATTTGATAATTCATTTAAAAAATATGGGCATGATGATACTTTATTTTCATTTGAATTAAAAAAGATAAATGCAAGATTAAAGCATATTGAAAATCCTGTAATTCATGACGATATTGATAGTAATATTGTTTTTTACAATAAAACCAAACACTCTTTAGAAAATCTGTTTTTCTTATACACAACGAACAAAATTGATACTAATCATAGTAAAATGATAACTTTGTTTGAAAAATTAAAGCTTTATTATTTGGTTAAACCAATTTCATTAATCTACAGCGTTTTAAATCCTATTATTGAGAAAAACTTAACGGGTAACAATCCTAAATTGTTTTGGTTTAATGTATTTCGATTAGGATATTTCTGTAAATTGGCATCAAAATAA
- a CDS encoding cell division ATP-binding protein FtsE: MSSTILSLQSANIYQEKNPVLTNVSIDVNRGEFIYLIGKTGAGKSSFLKTLYADLPLTEGNGTIVDYDLRQLKEKDIPYLRRKLGVVFQDFKLLPDRNVKENLLFVLKATGWTAKEEMNVKIDEVLDKVGMINYQTKMPHQLSGGEQQRIAIARALLNDPELILADEPTGNLDPQTSVEVMEVLRKINANGKTIVMATHDYALLLKYPSKTLKFDEGKVFEVVQRTV, translated from the coding sequence ATGTCGTCTACAATTTTATCTTTACAATCAGCAAATATTTATCAAGAGAAAAACCCTGTGTTAACAAACGTTTCAATTGATGTAAACAGAGGTGAGTTCATTTATTTAATTGGTAAAACTGGTGCTGGAAAAAGTAGTTTCCTTAAAACATTGTATGCTGATTTACCTTTAACGGAAGGCAATGGAACCATTGTAGATTATGATTTACGACAATTAAAAGAAAAAGATATCCCATATTTAAGAAGAAAATTAGGCGTTGTTTTTCAAGATTTTAAACTACTACCTGATAGAAATGTAAAGGAAAATCTTTTATTTGTTTTAAAAGCTACTGGCTGGACCGCTAAAGAAGAAATGAATGTGAAAATTGATGAAGTTTTAGATAAAGTTGGAATGATAAATTACCAAACTAAAATGCCACATCAATTATCAGGTGGAGAGCAACAACGAATTGCCATTGCACGCGCTTTATTAAATGATCCAGAATTAATTTTAGCTGATGAACCAACAGGCAACTTGGATCCACAAACAAGTGTTGAAGTTATGGAAGTTTTACGCAAGATTAATGCTAACGGAAAAACAATTGTAATGGCAACACACGATTATGCTTTATTATTAAAATACCCTTCAAAAACTTTAAAATTTGATGAAGGTAAAGTGTTTGAAGTTGTACAAAGAACAGTGTAA
- a CDS encoding tetratricopeptide repeat protein — MIKVFRLSLFLLSAVPAVSVAQQSAIYTHDLKEFEKAQALYKDKQYQSAQIIFEKVKTSTNNQEVQADCAYYIANCAIRLNQFGADAMIERFVEDYPTSTKQNQAYIEVAHYYFGEGNYPKAIEWFDKADTSSMSNAEMERYNFQKGYAYFTIKNNKEAQKYLNKVVNSQTYGSQAKYYLGYISYESDDYNSANQYFEQVNDKDKYKEKMGYFQADMNFKLGNFQKAIDLGLEQLPKSSAAEKSELSKIIGESYFNLKQYDKALPYLQDYKGKKGKWNNTDFYQLGYTYYKNGDYENAISQFNKIINGQDSVAQNAYYHLAECYLKTDRKQEALNAFKTASEMEFDLKIQEDAFLNYAKLSYELGNPYQSVPEVLNTYLAKYPNTPYKQEINNLLISSYITSKNYTEALALLEKNKTAENRLAYQKVAFYRGLELYTDGDYQGAFDLFKKSISENKDQKFTARATFWKAETEYNLDQYNEAMLSFKQFMGYNEAASTPEYANVNYNLAYSYFKLKEYDNAITHFTDYLSTVKNDNTRKTDAYLRLGDCNFISAKYWPAMDAYNKAIEMNGVHSDYAAFQKGISYGFVGRNEKKIEDLEAFAKKYPNSQYADDALYELGNTYTNENNEQKAIGTYDKLIANYSSSSYKSKSILKQGLIYYNNNKSEPALVKFKKVAADFPNSPEALQAVATARLIYVDNGRIDEYTEWVKTLSYVEVSNADLDNTTYESAEKQYLMNNTKQAIAGFSSYVAKFPNGLHALKANFYLAQLYFADGLESNSVKHYEFVINQARNEFTEQALARLCQVHLKAKDYQNAIPVLKRLETEAEFPQNVTYAQSNLMKAYYEKEDYANAVVYADKVLANDKVDDRIKSDAQIIVARSAMKTDNEPKARQAYADLLKIAKGELAAEALFYDAYFKNKDGKFEDSNKIVQKIAKDYSGYKYYGAKGLVVMAKNFYGLKDSFQATYILESVIKNFTDYPDVVEEAKAELEKIKAEEAKTNSSITN, encoded by the coding sequence ATGATAAAAGTATTTAGATTATCTCTTTTTTTACTTTCAGCAGTTCCTGCTGTATCTGTTGCTCAGCAATCGGCTATTTACACTCACGATTTAAAAGAATTTGAAAAAGCACAAGCCTTATACAAAGACAAACAATACCAATCGGCTCAAATTATTTTTGAAAAGGTAAAAACTTCGACAAATAATCAAGAAGTACAAGCAGATTGTGCATACTATATTGCTAATTGTGCGATTCGTTTAAATCAGTTTGGTGCAGATGCTATGATTGAGCGTTTTGTGGAAGATTATCCAACAAGTACAAAGCAAAATCAGGCGTATATTGAAGTAGCACATTACTATTTTGGAGAAGGAAATTACCCTAAAGCGATTGAATGGTTTGATAAAGCAGATACATCAAGTATGTCGAATGCTGAAATGGAGCGTTATAACTTTCAAAAAGGATATGCATACTTTACTATTAAAAACAATAAAGAGGCGCAAAAATATCTTAATAAAGTCGTTAATTCTCAAACGTACGGAAGTCAAGCAAAATATTATTTAGGCTACATTTCGTATGAATCTGACGATTACAATAGTGCAAATCAGTACTTCGAACAAGTAAACGATAAAGACAAGTACAAAGAAAAAATGGGCTATTTTCAAGCGGATATGAATTTTAAGCTTGGAAATTTTCAAAAAGCGATCGATTTAGGTTTAGAACAACTACCAAAGTCGAGTGCAGCTGAAAAAAGTGAATTGTCTAAAATTATTGGTGAAAGTTATTTCAATTTAAAACAATACGATAAAGCGCTTCCTTACCTTCAAGATTACAAAGGAAAAAAAGGAAAATGGAACAATACCGATTTTTACCAGTTAGGGTATACGTATTATAAAAATGGAGATTACGAAAATGCAATCAGTCAGTTTAATAAAATTATCAACGGACAAGATAGCGTGGCACAAAATGCCTATTATCATTTAGCAGAATGTTATTTAAAAACGGATCGTAAGCAAGAAGCTTTAAATGCATTCAAAACGGCTTCTGAAATGGAATTTGATTTGAAAATTCAAGAAGATGCGTTTTTAAATTATGCAAAATTGAGCTACGAGTTAGGAAATCCATACCAATCGGTTCCTGAAGTTCTAAATACGTATTTAGCAAAATATCCTAATACGCCTTACAAACAAGAAATCAATAATTTATTAATTAGTTCGTATATCACTTCCAAAAATTATACAGAAGCATTAGCATTATTAGAAAAGAATAAAACGGCCGAAAATCGTTTGGCATACCAAAAAGTAGCTTTCTATAGAGGTTTAGAATTGTATACAGATGGCGATTATCAAGGCGCTTTCGATTTGTTCAAGAAATCTATTTCCGAAAATAAAGACCAAAAATTCACAGCTCGTGCAACATTTTGGAAAGCAGAAACTGAATACAACCTTGACCAATACAATGAAGCAATGTTAAGCTTCAAACAATTCATGGGTTACAATGAAGCAGCTTCAACACCTGAATATGCAAATGTGAATTATAATCTTGCCTATTCCTACTTCAAATTAAAAGAGTATGACAATGCAATTACTCACTTTACTGATTATTTAAGCACGGTTAAAAATGATAATACACGTAAAACCGATGCTTATTTGCGTTTAGGTGATTGTAACTTTATTTCAGCTAAATATTGGCCAGCAATGGATGCTTACAATAAAGCTATTGAAATGAATGGAGTTCATAGTGATTATGCGGCATTTCAAAAAGGAATTAGCTACGGATTTGTTGGTAGAAATGAAAAGAAAATTGAAGATTTAGAAGCATTTGCTAAAAAATATCCAAATTCTCAATATGCAGATGATGCTTTGTATGAATTAGGAAACACTTACACAAATGAAAATAACGAACAAAAAGCAATTGGAACGTACGATAAGTTAATTGCGAACTATTCAAGTAGTTCATATAAATCGAAATCAATCTTAAAACAAGGTTTAATCTATTACAACAATAACAAAAGCGAACCTGCTTTAGTGAAATTCAAAAAAGTTGCTGCGGATTTCCCAAACTCTCCAGAAGCTTTACAAGCGGTTGCAACAGCGCGTTTAATTTATGTAGATAACGGTCGCATCGATGAATATACCGAATGGGTTAAAACATTGAGTTATGTTGAGGTTTCAAATGCCGATTTAGATAATACAACATACGAATCTGCTGAGAAACAGTATTTAATGAACAATACAAAACAAGCGATTGCTGGATTTAGTAGTTATGTGGCTAAATTTCCGAATGGTTTACATGCTTTAAAAGCGAATTTCTACTTGGCACAATTGTACTTTGCTGATGGATTAGAAAGTAATTCGGTTAAACATTATGAGTTTGTTATCAATCAAGCACGTAACGAATTTACAGAACAAGCATTAGCTCGTTTATGTCAAGTGCATTTAAAAGCGAAAGACTATCAAAATGCTATTCCGGTTTTAAAACGTTTAGAAACTGAAGCAGAGTTTCCTCAAAATGTAACGTATGCTCAATCAAACTTAATGAAAGCGTATTACGAAAAAGAAGATTATGCAAATGCGGTTGTTTATGCTGATAAAGTTTTAGCAAATGATAAGGTTGATGACAGAATTAAAAGTGATGCTCAAATTATCGTAGCGCGTTCGGCTATGAAAACGGATAACGAACCAAAAGCACGCCAAGCGTATGCCGATTTATTAAAAATCGCAAAAGGGGAATTAGCAGCTGAAGCATTGTTTTACGATGCTTATTTCAAAAATAAAGATGGAAAATTTGAAGATTCAAATAAAATAGTTCAAAAAATAGCCAAAGATTATTCGGGTTATAAATACTACGGAGCAAAAGGTTTAGTGGTTATGGCTAAAAACTTCTACGGATTAAAAGATAGTTTCCAAGCGACTTACATTTTAGAAAGTGTAATTAAAAACTTTACCGATTATCCTGATGTGGTGGAAGAAGCTAAAGCCGAATTAGAAAAAATCAAAGCTGAAGAAGCTAAGACTAATTCATCAATAACAAACTAA
- a CDS encoding TonB-dependent receptor, whose protein sequence is MKNLKIYFPIVITALASQFSFGQEDENIGSEVVNVVKPYTPTISDAFKVKETPVIDDEDNTQKEEIQYNIFSFPVASTFTPAKGKAAGVDKEEKERIFSNYATLGVGNYGTINGELFLTHNFGRDSYVGGMIRHLSSQGGIQDVKLDDKFATTGLDVTYGSRNRDLSWNVDLGVKNQVYNWYGLPYENIFFDDTTIENIEEKQVYNTIALGGKMAMEKSFFSEASMQFKRFSDDFGSGENRFWVKPNFDFEVMDYKVNADFIIDYVGGSFDRMYDVDAELKYSNIIFGTKPNFLYQQDDLSVQIGAGVFYTTGKLNDETDSKIFVYPNIKASYKIVGDILIGYAGAEGGLNQNSYADFVDQNPFVSPTLFIAPTDNKYDVYVGLKGKLASSVAFNIRGSYNYDEGKPMFTSNSFDLSGANTEGYANGNSFNVSYDNVKTLSIFGEIKADFSKSVSLALNGQYNNYNTEYAKEAFNLPQLKIGANLDFDITDKWYAGANIFFVGERKDMITVQDDLTINPGTFTQQEVTLDSFFDLNAHIGYNYNDRLTFYLKGNNLANQQYNRWANFPVQGVQGMFGANYKFDF, encoded by the coding sequence ATGAAGAATTTAAAAATATATTTCCCAATCGTTATCACAGCATTAGCTTCACAATTTTCATTCGGTCAAGAAGATGAAAACATTGGTTCTGAAGTTGTAAACGTTGTCAAGCCTTATACGCCAACAATTTCTGATGCTTTTAAAGTAAAGGAAACACCAGTTATTGACGATGAGGATAATACACAAAAAGAAGAAATTCAATACAATATTTTTTCATTTCCGGTAGCGTCAACCTTTACGCCTGCAAAAGGAAAAGCAGCTGGTGTAGATAAAGAGGAAAAAGAGCGCATTTTTAGTAATTATGCCACTTTAGGTGTTGGTAACTACGGAACAATTAATGGAGAATTATTTCTAACACACAATTTCGGTCGTGATAGTTATGTGGGCGGAATGATTCGTCATTTATCATCTCAAGGCGGAATTCAAGATGTAAAATTAGACGATAAATTTGCAACTACAGGTTTAGATGTAACTTATGGTTCGAGAAATCGTGATTTAAGTTGGAATGTTGATTTAGGAGTTAAAAACCAAGTGTATAATTGGTATGGATTGCCTTATGAAAACATCTTTTTTGACGATACTACGATTGAAAATATAGAGGAAAAGCAAGTCTATAATACAATCGCATTAGGCGGTAAAATGGCAATGGAAAAAAGCTTTTTTAGCGAAGCGTCTATGCAATTTAAGCGTTTTTCAGATGATTTTGGTTCGGGAGAAAATCGTTTTTGGGTAAAACCAAATTTCGATTTTGAAGTAATGGATTATAAAGTAAATGCCGATTTTATTATTGATTACGTTGGTGGTTCTTTCGATAGAATGTATGATGTAGATGCTGAATTAAAATACAGTAACATCATTTTTGGTACAAAACCTAATTTCTTGTACCAACAAGATGATTTATCGGTGCAAATTGGAGCAGGAGTTTTCTATACAACAGGAAAATTAAACGATGAGACCGATAGTAAAATTTTTGTGTATCCAAATATAAAAGCATCGTATAAAATAGTAGGCGACATTTTAATCGGTTATGCTGGAGCAGAAGGTGGTTTAAATCAAAACTCGTATGCCGATTTTGTAGACCAAAATCCGTTTGTGTCTCCAACTCTTTTCATCGCACCAACAGACAATAAATATGATGTTTATGTTGGTTTAAAAGGAAAATTAGCAAGTTCTGTAGCATTTAACATTCGTGGTTCTTACAATTATGACGAAGGTAAACCAATGTTTACAAGTAATTCTTTCGATTTATCAGGAGCAAATACCGAAGGTTATGCGAATGGAAATTCATTCAATGTGTCTTATGATAATGTAAAAACGTTGAGCATTTTTGGAGAAATTAAAGCTGATTTTTCAAAAAGTGTAAGCTTAGCTTTAAACGGACAATACAACAATTACAACACAGAATATGCTAAAGAAGCTTTTAACTTACCGCAATTAAAAATTGGAGCTAATTTAGATTTCGATATTACCGATAAATGGTATGCTGGAGCAAATATTTTCTTTGTTGGCGAACGTAAAGATATGATTACGGTTCAAGATGATTTAACAATCAACCCTGGAACTTTTACACAACAAGAAGTAACTTTAGATAGCTTCTTCGATTTAAATGCTCACATAGGTTACAATTACAATGATAGATTGACATTCTATTTAAAAGGAAACAACTTAGCGAACCAACAATACAATCGTTGGGCTAACTTCCCAGTACAAGGAGTACAAGGAATGTTTGGGGCAAATTATAAGTTTGATTTTTAA
- a CDS encoding RDD family protein: MTKKNIGKRIFAGFIDYLIVYLLMFAFAYSFGEPNEEGGFSVTGILALMPFVFWFVIIVLLESVYGATIGNSLVGLKPQSLISRNGEVSLGQSFKRHLLDPIDMFPFGLIGIITIKNSDKNQRLGDLWANTIVVEIKSK, from the coding sequence ATGACTAAAAAAAATATTGGTAAAAGAATATTTGCAGGATTTATAGATTATTTAATAGTTTATTTGTTAATGTTTGCCTTTGCATATTCTTTTGGTGAACCAAATGAGGAAGGTGGTTTTTCAGTAACTGGAATATTAGCACTGATGCCTTTTGTTTTTTGGTTTGTTATTATAGTATTATTAGAATCTGTTTATGGAGCAACAATTGGTAATTCATTAGTAGGATTAAAACCACAATCATTAATTTCAAGGAATGGTGAAGTTTCTTTAGGTCAATCTTTTAAAAGACATCTTTTAGATCCGATTGATATGTTTCCTTTTGGTTTAATTGGAATTATTACAATAAAAAATAGTGATAAAAATCAACGATTAGGTGATTTATGGGCAAATACAATTGTAGTTGAAATAAAAAGTAAATGA